The following coding sequences lie in one Oryza brachyantha chromosome 10, ObraRS2, whole genome shotgun sequence genomic window:
- the LOC102705567 gene encoding trafficking protein particle complex subunit 13 isoform X2, with translation MASPYAGAQPPSPAGHQAPPPQQAQQNHSLAFRVMRLSRPSLQPDQAAALRFDPRDVFLPEDALTGPDPSAADGFLQRLLRPADSPATTVPGDFTFRDRFLLRDPADALALPGLLVLPQAFGAIYLGETFCSYISINNSSSFEARDVAIKAEIQTERQRILLLDTSKAPVESIRSGGRYDFIVEHDVKELGAHTLICTALYNDGDGERKYLPQFFKFNVSNPLSVRTKVRTIKDATYLEACIENHTKSNLYMDQVDFEPAQQWAATRLEADEHPSAVKSIIRDLCKQPVLIRAGGGIYNYLYQLRPLSGESGQPKTEGSSILGKFQITWRTNLGEPGRLQTQNIHSTPTASKDIDLRVVKVPPVIFLERPFMVNLCLTNQSDKTVGPFEVFVAPSVPGEEKSVLVNGLQKLILPLVEAFESINFDLSMVATQVGVQKISGITLYAVQEKKLYEPLSDIEIFVDAE, from the exons ATGGCGTCGCCCTACGCCGGCGCGcagccgccgtctccggcggggcaccaggcgccgccgccgcagcaggcGCAGCAGAACCACTCGCTGGCGTTCCGCGTGATGCGGCTGTCCCGCCCCTCGCTGCAGCCCGACCAGGCGGCGGCCCTCCGCTTCGACCCGCGCGACGTCTTCCTCCCCGAGGACGCCCTCACGGGCCCcgacccctccgccgccgacggcttCCTGcagcgcctcctccgccccgccgACTCGCCGGCCACCACCGTCCCGGGCGACTTCACCTTCCGCGaccgcttcctcctccgcgaccccgccgacgccctcgcgctccccggcctcctcgtcctcccgcAGGCCTTCGG GGCGATCTATCTGGGGGAGACCTTCTGCAGCTACATCAGCATCAACAACAGCTCCAGCTTCGAGGCCAGGGACGTCGCCATTAAG GCAGAAATACAAACCGAGAGACAGAGGATACTTCTTTTGGACACGTCTAAGGCCCCTGTTGAGTCAATCAGATCAGGGGGTCGATATGATTTCATTGTGGAACATGATGTCAAAGAACTGGGAGCTCATAC GCTTATCTGCACTGCTTTATATAATGATGGTGATGGGGAGCGTAAATATCTTCCTCAATTCTTCAAGTTCAATGTTTCAAATCCATTGTCTGTTAGAACAAAG gTTCGCACCATCAAG GACGCTACATATCTGGAAGCCTGCATAGAGAATCATACAAAATCTAATCTTTACATGGatcaagttgattttgaacCTGCCCAACAATGGGCAGCTACAAGATTAGAAGCGGATGAACATCCGTCAGCAGTGAAGTCTATAATCAG GGACCTGTGCAAGCAACCGGTTCTCATCAGAGCTGGAGGaggaatatataattatttatatcagCTCAGACCATTGTCTGGTGAGTCTGGTCAACCAAAGACAGAAGGAAGCAGTATACTTGGGAAATTTCAGATTACATGGCGAACAAATCTCGGTGAACCTGGTCGGTTGCAAACTCAAAATATACATAGCACT CCCACCGCAAGCAAAGATATTGATCTTCGTGTTGTGAAAGTTCCACCTGTGATATTTCTGGAAAGACCATTTATG GTCAATCTATGCCTTACAAACCAATCAGACAAAACAGTTGGCCCTTTTGAAGTGTTTGTAGCGCCAAGCGTACCTGGTGAAGAGAAATCTGTTCTGGTTAATGGATTACAGAAGTTG ATTTTGCCACTGGTTGAGGCTTTTGAGTCCATCAACTTCGACTTg AGTATGGTAGCTACCCAAGTAGGCgtgcaaaaaatttctggAATTACACTGTATGCCGTGCAGGAAAAGAAGCTCTACGAACCTTTATCAGACATAGAG ATTTTCGTTGATGCAGAATAG
- the LOC102705567 gene encoding trafficking protein particle complex subunit 13 isoform X1, with protein sequence MASPYAGAQPPSPAGHQAPPPQQAQQNHSLAFRVMRLSRPSLQPDQAAALRFDPRDVFLPEDALTGPDPSAADGFLQRLLRPADSPATTVPGDFTFRDRFLLRDPADALALPGLLVLPQAFGAIYLGETFCSYISINNSSSFEARDVAIKVLEPPHPLLSHWCLENEIQTERQRILLLDTSKAPVESIRSGGRYDFIVEHDVKELGAHTLICTALYNDGDGERKYLPQFFKFNVSNPLSVRTKVRTIKDATYLEACIENHTKSNLYMDQVDFEPAQQWAATRLEADEHPSAVKSIIRDLCKQPVLIRAGGGIYNYLYQLRPLSGESGQPKTEGSSILGKFQITWRTNLGEPGRLQTQNIHSTPTASKDIDLRVVKVPPVIFLERPFMVNLCLTNQSDKTVGPFEVFVAPSVPGEEKSVLVNGLQKLILPLVEAFESINFDLSMVATQVGVQKISGITLYAVQEKKLYEPLSDIEIFVDAE encoded by the exons ATGGCGTCGCCCTACGCCGGCGCGcagccgccgtctccggcggggcaccaggcgccgccgccgcagcaggcGCAGCAGAACCACTCGCTGGCGTTCCGCGTGATGCGGCTGTCCCGCCCCTCGCTGCAGCCCGACCAGGCGGCGGCCCTCCGCTTCGACCCGCGCGACGTCTTCCTCCCCGAGGACGCCCTCACGGGCCCcgacccctccgccgccgacggcttCCTGcagcgcctcctccgccccgccgACTCGCCGGCCACCACCGTCCCGGGCGACTTCACCTTCCGCGaccgcttcctcctccgcgaccccgccgacgccctcgcgctccccggcctcctcgtcctcccgcAGGCCTTCGG GGCGATCTATCTGGGGGAGACCTTCTGCAGCTACATCAGCATCAACAACAGCTCCAGCTTCGAGGCCAGGGACGTCGCCATTAAGGTTTTGGAACCACCCCATCCTCTTCTATCGCATTGGTGTCTGGAGAACG AAATACAAACCGAGAGACAGAGGATACTTCTTTTGGACACGTCTAAGGCCCCTGTTGAGTCAATCAGATCAGGGGGTCGATATGATTTCATTGTGGAACATGATGTCAAAGAACTGGGAGCTCATAC GCTTATCTGCACTGCTTTATATAATGATGGTGATGGGGAGCGTAAATATCTTCCTCAATTCTTCAAGTTCAATGTTTCAAATCCATTGTCTGTTAGAACAAAG gTTCGCACCATCAAG GACGCTACATATCTGGAAGCCTGCATAGAGAATCATACAAAATCTAATCTTTACATGGatcaagttgattttgaacCTGCCCAACAATGGGCAGCTACAAGATTAGAAGCGGATGAACATCCGTCAGCAGTGAAGTCTATAATCAG GGACCTGTGCAAGCAACCGGTTCTCATCAGAGCTGGAGGaggaatatataattatttatatcagCTCAGACCATTGTCTGGTGAGTCTGGTCAACCAAAGACAGAAGGAAGCAGTATACTTGGGAAATTTCAGATTACATGGCGAACAAATCTCGGTGAACCTGGTCGGTTGCAAACTCAAAATATACATAGCACT CCCACCGCAAGCAAAGATATTGATCTTCGTGTTGTGAAAGTTCCACCTGTGATATTTCTGGAAAGACCATTTATG GTCAATCTATGCCTTACAAACCAATCAGACAAAACAGTTGGCCCTTTTGAAGTGTTTGTAGCGCCAAGCGTACCTGGTGAAGAGAAATCTGTTCTGGTTAATGGATTACAGAAGTTG ATTTTGCCACTGGTTGAGGCTTTTGAGTCCATCAACTTCGACTTg AGTATGGTAGCTACCCAAGTAGGCgtgcaaaaaatttctggAATTACACTGTATGCCGTGCAGGAAAAGAAGCTCTACGAACCTTTATCAGACATAGAG ATTTTCGTTGATGCAGAATAG
- the LOC102714860 gene encoding microtubule-associated protein RP/EB family member 1C, whose amino-acid sequence MAASNIGMMDGAYFVGRNEILAWINTTLQLGLSKVEEAASGAVACQLMDAAHPGAVPMHKVNFDAKTEYEMIQNYKVLQDVFNKLKITKHIEVNKLTKGRPLDNLEFMQWMKRYCDSVNGGFMNSYNASERRESSKGGKETNRRTSGPSQASAKSSSATHKAQASSHGAKKANGHASNAPLPRSAKASPANSAGPAYDEQITELKLLVDSLEKERDFYFSKLRDVEIVCQSPEIEHLPIVNAIQKILYAAEDDPSMVAEAQAMVSQQQQQNEQPMLSPILEASEERAHKRKSISDLELEEFGMASISRQRLSDISDVQLCGSPLTSFT is encoded by the exons atggcggcgaGCAATATCGGGATGATGGACGGCGCCTACTTCGTGGGGCGGAACGAGATCCTGGCATGGATCAACACCACGCTCCAGCTCGGCCTCTCCAAGGTCGAGGAG GCTGCGTCGGGGGCGGTGGCTTGCCAGCTGATGGACGCGGCGCATCCGGGGGCAGTGCCGATGCACAAGGTCAACTTCGATGCCAAGACGGAGTACGAGATGATCCAGAACTACAAGGTGCTGCAGGATGTCTTCAACAAGCTCAAGATCACCAAG CACATTGAGGTGAACAAGCTTACCAAAGGAAGGCCCCTTGACAATCTGGAGTTCATGCAATGGATGAAAAGATACTGCGATTCAGTCAATGGAGGCTTCATGAACAG TTACAATGCTTCtgaaagaagagagagcagCAAGGGTGGGAAAGAGACCAACAGAAGGACATCAGGGCCTTCTCAGGCGAGTGCCAAGTCCTCATCAGCCACACACAAAGCTCAGGCATCATCTCATGGCGCTAAGAAGGCCAATGGGCATGCGTCGAATGCCCCTCTGCCACGGAGCGCAAAGGCATCTCCTGCGAACTCTGCAGGACCAGCTTATGATGAACAG ATTACTGAGCTGAAGCTCCTCGTCGACAGTCtcgagaaagaaagagatttCTATTTCTCCAAGCTGCGGGATGTGGAGATCGTGTGCCAAAGCCCTGAAATCGAGCACTTACCG ATTGTCAATGCGATTCAAAAGATACTCtacgcggcggaggacgaccCCTCGATGGTGGCGGAGGCGCAGGCGATGGtgtcgcagcagcagcagcagaacgAGCAGCCGATGCTGAGCCCCATCCTGGAGGCGTCTGAGGAGAGGGCGCACAAGAGGAAGAGCATCTCGGACCTGGAGCTGGAGGAGTTCGGCATGGCGTCCATCTCGAGGCAGAGGCTCTCGGACATCTCCGACGTGCAGCTGTGTGGATCCCCTCTGACCAGCTTCACATGA